In the genome of Siniperca chuatsi isolate FFG_IHB_CAS linkage group LG14, ASM2008510v1, whole genome shotgun sequence, the window AAAAGTGCTTTACTCAAGCTTGCAGAGCTACTATTGATGAAACAGTACAGTTAAAAGGAAGCTGACTTCTCACCGCTCCTACTAGGTACGGACTCCCAGCGTCACCTAGGAGATGACCGAAAGTAATCTGGAGAGCCTCAGCTGTGGACCTTCTGGTTGGTATAACAACATACTGAAGTAAAAAGTAACACAAAACAACGGGTTGGCTTCAAGTTTCAGCAGcctgtttcatatttttattttccacatgCACCATTCAAACTCACCAGCAGTATATCAGCCAGGACAGCCCAGTTCAGTGATATCAGTACTTCACCTAAGAAAATGAATACCTGAAATgaagtatataaacatttaagaCACCCAGCAAGCAACTGATcaattgataaataaatatctcTATAATAATGTCTCTTGCCCTAaacttttggacatttttacATATTCTTTATGAGCTTGCTCATTTTGTTGGAGCTATAATGGCTATACTGAGTGACGTACCCAGGTACCATGGCTGCACTGTCATATGAAAcatcagtttttttcttgtgcATCATGTTATCCACATTACCTCTAGCTCATTTGGACATGTTAGGTGAAACTTTAGAACtttagaatttaaaatcaaattcaGTAGATTTGAGAAAAATCCTTCTGAAAAACGGAAGGAAAACTTTCACTTTGAGGTCGTTGTTTAGGTCTAGTGCTTCGTGTTGACACCATTAATTACTGACCCTACAGCTCTGCTGGAAGAAATTCAAAAAGTCTACAACTGTGTTGTTTCTTCACCGCAGGTACGAGCAATTCAGACTTTTTCAAGTACAAGTTTTGTCCTAGACAAATATTTGTCTCTTACATAAGTGGCGGGAATGCTTGCTGATGCGACAAAGATGGCGATAAAGAGGCAGGGGGCCGATCCCAGCAGGCCTACTGCGCAGATGAGTGGGTCCGCATTTGGCACCTTGTCCCTAAACCATCTAGATAAAACAGTGCCAAGACACCCTCCCAGAATGCCCGTCACCACAGTCACACCTCCAAAGATATAACTGTATAGGCAGAGGCAGACAGCATTGTTAAAACTCTGTTGCGCTTTTGAAGGAAATTAAATATATGAAGGGTGatgcaggtcaaaggtcatgctGCACCTGTCTGTGGGGTCGCAGGGCTCTTTGATGCACGCCGGTCGGAGTCCCTGAGTGACCTGAGCTCTGGATAGAAAAGTAGGCGTCCAGAAAGCCAGGGCTCCGGTGAGAAAGGCCGTAGCCGTCACTCCCAATGATGACCACACATAACTTTTACTAGAGTCAGAGTGACAAAACAAGATTAGCAAATATTAATCACAAATCTCTATGAACGTTAGGGACTAATGCaaagtattacagtattaattAGAGCCTGACCAATACATCTGTCTGGCCAATTTATCGACTGAGGttattgcagtacagaaatgccaaaaatatgtttgagaTGATTTAGAAATAGTGACATCATTACATAgcttgtccaccagagagcactgacagtttatttttcagttgtAAATGTCTTGCGCAGTACACTGTTCTTTAATAGCCATATTAAAGGGATACTtatcaaaaaaatgtgtttctgttatgTGTTCATGGAAAGAAATGAATATCGGCTAATATAtcgttatcagattttttataCGCTCAATCAATATCTGTATTGGCCTCAAAACTCCAGTATCGGCCAGGCTACAGTATTAATCCAGTATTAGTTTCCATGTCCTACTTTTTCAGAAGATACTTGACGTCCTCCAGGTAAGAGCTCTGCGCTGTAACTCCCTCTCCGTGGGTTTCCGCAGCACCCCTGGGTGGGTTAGGGCATAAGAAGACCAGCAAGACAAGTCCCACTGCACCCAAGATGGGAGTGATCTGACAACACCGAAAAAACCCCGATATCTATCACTCTATATCTGTCAGTGCTCAGCTAATCTACATatactgataatgaaaatgttctCACCCTGAGAGCCCAGCGCCAGTCCCCTGTGAAAGTAGCAATCCCTGCCCCTGTTATGTATCCAAGAccactgaaaacacagagaatGGTGAAACCATTTGAGTGACCAGTTGAGTCATAATGACATAAACAAGCTTAGCAATATGGTAGACGTGTCCTTGTTCATCTTTCTCATTTGATTTTCCAGCAGCATTGTTTGTAAATGAAATGCTGTTCAGTTGACCCTCAAATCTTAAATGCTGGAGTTTCCCACAAGCAGGGAATGCACCATTCACAAGACGTGTCAGAACAATCCATGCTTAGACTGAGCCTAGACTGAGTTGGTTTCTAACCTTCCGACAGGGATAAAGATGTAGAAGACACAGATCATGACACTCCGCTGAGCCCCAGTAAAGAGGTCAGCGATGATGGTGGGAGCAATGGTGGAGTAGCTGGCCTCTCCTATCCCAACCATGGCTCGCAACAGCATCAGAAGCCAGAATAACTGAAGAGATCAAGACAAGATTCAGACCCAAATACCACAAGGATCCTCTCACAGTTTCACATGCGCCATTCTTACAGCCAAGAACAGCACAATTATtcaaatatacacatttatttccAGAAGAAACTGCAGAATACCATGGTATTTCTCTATTGTACTTCATGTTGAGGTCCATGTTGTAcactaaacaaataaaacaaagtttgaCAGTAATTTTGTGGACTCATGTAATGTCAATCAAATGATAGAGGAAGAAAGACTAATTACAAGCAGCGGGAGGTGGCATCTTATGATCTGTTACttagtttttcttgtttcttgcaAAGTGTATGTGAACACATCCATTTTGTCACTTACCGACTCAGTGAC includes:
- the spns3 gene encoding protein spinster homolog 3 isoform X1, which encodes MEPKASVTSPQDRPIPRWSLSSSSGLHYGSFVNSLSSLTPNAVDDKPATPPRRAYIAVAVLCYINLLNYMERYTIAGVLTDIQKFFVVSDSTAALLQTVFICSFLLLAPLFGYLGDRYNRKYIMIGGLSVWLVTAAGSSFVTESLFWLLMLLRAMVGIGEASYSTIAPTIIADLFTGAQRSVMICVFYIFIPVGSGLGYITGAGIATFTGDWRWALRITPILGAVGLVLLVFLCPNPPRGAAETHGEGVTAQSSYLEDVKYLLKNKSYVWSSLGVTATAFLTGALAFWTPTFLSRAQVTQGLRPACIKEPCDPTDSYIFGGVTVVTGILGGCLGTVLSRWFRDKVPNADPLICAVGLLGSAPCLFIAIFVASASIPATYVFIFLGEVLISLNWAVLADILLYVVIPTRRSTAEALQITFGHLLGDAGSPYLVGAISDAIIKSKSETRDWSFPSLKYSLLVCPFVGVVGGLFFLMTALYITEDRKSAMQLVEEDPPPQQGPASEPSMELNNKKN
- the spns3 gene encoding protein spinster homolog 3 isoform X2 → MEPKASVTSPQDRPIPRWSLSSSSGLHYGSFVNSLSSLTPNAVDDKPATPPRRAYIAVAVLCYINLLNYMERYTIAGVLTDIQKFFVVSDSTAALLQTVFICSFLLLAPLFGYLGDRYNRKYIMIGGLSVWLVTAAGSSFVTESLFWLLMLLRAMVGIGEASYSTIAPTIIADLFTGAQRSVMICVFYIFIPVGSGLGYITGAGIATFTGDWRWALRITPILGAVGLVLLVFLCPNPPRGAAETHGEGVTAQSSYLEDVKYLLKNKSYVWSSLGVTATAFLTGALAFWTPTFLSRAQVTQGLRPACIKEPCDPTDSYIFGGVTVVTGILGGCLGTVLSRWFRDKVPNADPLICAVGLLGSAPCLFIAIFVASASIPATYVFIFLGEVLISLNWAVLADILLYVVIPTRRSTAEALQITFGHLLGDAGSPYLVGAISDAIIKSKSETRDWSFPSLKYSLLVCPFVGVVGGLFFLMTALYITEDRKSAMQLVEDPPPQQGPASEPSMELNNKKN
- the spns3 gene encoding protein spinster homolog 3 isoform X3 — encoded protein: MEPKASVTSPQDRPIPRWSLSSSSGLHYGSFVNSLSSLTPNAVDDKPATPPRRAYIAVAVLCYINLLNYMERYTIAGVLTDIQKFFVVSDSTAALLQTVFICSFLLLAPLFGYLGDRYNRKYIMIGGLSVWLVTAAGSSFVTESLFWLLMLLRAMVGIGEASYSTIAPTIIADLFTGAQRSVMICVFYIFIPVGSGLGYITGAGIATFTGDWRWALRITPILGAVGLVLLVFLCPNPPRGAAETHGEGVTAQSSYLEDVKYLLKNKSYVWSSLGVTATAFLTGALAFWTPTFLSRAQVTQGLRPACIKEPCDPTDSYIFGGVTVVTGILGGCLGTVLSRWFRDKVPNADPLICAVGLLGSAPCLFIAIFVASASIPATYVFIFLGEVLISLNWAVLADILLYVVIPTRRSTAEALQITFGHLLGDAGSPYLVGA
- the spns3 gene encoding protein spinster homolog 3 isoform X4 codes for the protein MLLRAMVGIGEASYSTIAPTIIADLFTGAQRSVMICVFYIFIPVGSGLGYITGAGIATFTGDWRWALRITPILGAVGLVLLVFLCPNPPRGAAETHGEGVTAQSSYLEDVKYLLKNKSYVWSSLGVTATAFLTGALAFWTPTFLSRAQVTQGLRPACIKEPCDPTDSYIFGGVTVVTGILGGCLGTVLSRWFRDKVPNADPLICAVGLLGSAPCLFIAIFVASASIPATYVFIFLGEVLISLNWAVLADILLYVVIPTRRSTAEALQITFGHLLGDAGSPYLVGAISDAIIKSKSETRDWSFPSLKYSLLVCPFVGVVGGLFFLMTALYITEDRKSAMQLVEEDPPPQQGPASEPSMELNNKKN